A genomic region of Enterococcus sp. 12C11_DIV0727 contains the following coding sequences:
- a CDS encoding PTS sugar transporter subunit IIC — MRIVKKFTEFIEEHLAGPMAKLANQRHLRAIRDGIIATLPLIIIGSFFLIIAFPPLPADWGITQFLTSNAATILLPYRMTMYIMTLYATFGIGASLSKTYNLDVISGGILATIAFLLTFVPVNIPAEALDAAGTAGFVLPMANLGGGGMFVGIITSILAVEIYRLTDKSKFKITMPEQVPPAVARSFETLTPTLIVILGISTLTYFIGFDWHSTISKIVSPLVSAADSLPSVLFLIFMITFFWSFGIHGVSIVGSLARPLWLQLLDGNTAAMAAGKELPNIAAEPFYQWFVWIGGSGCTIGLALLLAFKTKSQFASKLGKATLAPAIFNINEPLIFGTPIVLNPILIIPFILTPMVTATIAWFVTQFGLVNRVIFTAPWTLPGPIGAYLATGGDWRAAVLSVVLIIISVVIYYPFVMIYDNNELEKEHAVSN, encoded by the coding sequence ATGAGAATAGTGAAGAAGTTTACTGAGTTTATCGAAGAACATTTAGCAGGTCCCATGGCAAAATTAGCGAATCAGCGTCATTTACGTGCGATCAGAGATGGGATCATTGCCACATTACCGTTGATCATCATTGGATCATTTTTCTTAATTATTGCCTTTCCACCGTTACCGGCGGATTGGGGAATCACGCAGTTTTTAACATCAAATGCGGCAACTATTTTATTACCTTATCGCATGACGATGTACATCATGACCTTGTATGCAACATTTGGGATTGGGGCAAGTTTATCCAAAACATATAACTTGGATGTCATTTCAGGTGGAATTTTAGCAACGATCGCTTTTCTATTGACGTTTGTTCCAGTCAATATTCCAGCAGAAGCGTTAGATGCGGCTGGAACAGCTGGGTTTGTATTGCCAATGGCTAATTTGGGTGGCGGCGGAATGTTTGTTGGAATCATCACATCGATTTTGGCCGTTGAAATTTATCGTTTAACGGATAAATCAAAATTCAAAATCACGATGCCAGAACAAGTACCACCTGCTGTAGCGAGATCGTTTGAAACGTTAACACCAACGTTGATTGTTATTTTAGGGATTTCTACGTTAACTTACTTTATTGGTTTCGATTGGCATTCAACGATTTCTAAAATTGTAAGCCCTTTAGTAAGCGCTGCAGATAGTTTGCCAAGTGTCTTATTCTTGATCTTTATGATTACCTTCTTTTGGTCATTCGGGATTCATGGTGTATCGATCGTTGGGTCGTTAGCAAGACCGTTGTGGTTGCAATTATTGGATGGAAACACTGCGGCAATGGCAGCTGGTAAAGAACTACCAAATATTGCGGCAGAGCCTTTTTATCAATGGTTTGTCTGGATCGGTGGATCAGGTTGTACAATTGGACTAGCGTTATTATTAGCATTTAAAACAAAATCTCAATTTGCTTCAAAACTAGGGAAAGCGACGTTAGCACCAGCTATTTTCAATATCAATGAACCGTTGATTTTTGGAACACCGATCGTATTGAATCCGATTTTGATCATTCCGTTTATTTTAACACCAATGGTGACTGCAACGATTGCTTGGTTTGTCACTCAGTTTGGTTTGGTCAATCGTGTGATCTTTACGGCACCTTGGACATTACCTGGACCAATTGGCGCTTATTTAGCAACGGGGGGCGATTGGCGTGCAGCAGTTTTAAGTGTTGTCCTGATCATTATTTCCGTCGTGATCTATTATCCATTTGTGATGATATATGATAACAATGAATTGGAAAAAGAACATGCTGTCAGCAACTAA
- a CDS encoding very short patch repair endonuclease, producing the protein MKHQKLKTSPAISKRMSNVKLKGGKAETILAKSLWNSGIRYRKNYKKLPGSPDIAITKYKIAIFVDGEFWHGFDWENRKQKLKKNKEYWIEKIEENIARDTRNNELLIKDNWTVIHFWEKEVLKNLEECISKVHSSINNQYL; encoded by the coding sequence ATGAAGCATCAAAAACTTAAGACATCTCCTGCTATATCAAAAAGAATGAGTAACGTTAAACTAAAAGGTGGTAAAGCTGAAACTATTTTAGCAAAAAGTCTTTGGAATTCAGGAATAAGATATCGAAAAAATTATAAAAAGCTACCCGGTTCACCAGACATAGCTATAACTAAATATAAAATTGCTATATTTGTTGATGGAGAATTTTGGCATGGTTTTGACTGGGAAAATAGGAAACAAAAACTTAAAAAAAATAAAGAATATTGGATTGAGAAAATTGAAGAAAATATTGCTAGAGATACACGTAACAACGAATTGCTAATAAAGGATAATTGGACCGTCATTCACTTTTGGGAAAAAGAGGTTTTAAAAAATTTAGAGGAATGTATATCTAAAGTACATTCCTCTATAAATAACCAATATTTATGA
- a CDS encoding TIGR04197 family type VII secretion effector, protein MSGIKSSLTVAGGVSAQFSQAASGFASVNEATTKAERTTVSGNSNAKNSLTSLHSCGQRISNAIARDGNAIHSVAQEFSQIDQKIKKSFDLPMFSPNLGGDRR, encoded by the coding sequence ATGTCAGGAATCAAAAGCAGTCTAACTGTGGCAGGAGGCGTTTCAGCGCAGTTCAGTCAAGCGGCCAGCGGTTTTGCATCTGTGAATGAAGCAACGACTAAAGCAGAACGAACCACCGTGAGTGGAAATAGTAATGCGAAGAATAGCTTAACCAGTCTGCACAGTTGCGGGCAACGCATATCAAATGCAATCGCACGTGATGGCAATGCTATTCATTCAGTGGCACAAGAATTTAGCCAAATTGATCAAAAAATTAAGAAAAGTTTTGATTTACCCATGTTTTCTCCAAATCTTGGAGGTGACAGGCGGTAA
- a CDS encoding LXG domain-containing protein: protein MAIDFYVGEVKSQSAAAKQMANEYSQFCGTLTDSVNAFMSAPLSSKTYDSAKLYFSAVYPSLASGFILACEALVEAHSKFPEEFQSAVDTCDVIEEQLKAEITQGQALLQNIARTMDKEKEPNQRTEQRYMGVQSSIQKNEEKLQKLYEFNASSPNLFADFEAQLANLEAGLAEVEKGAAWDPTSGTFDLSRVNLFWTKLIGNNWDKRQKKIDAVRQAEMQKEIGKLDGYEIVCIDYGKTKSWYIKKNGKWIYPGEESELYGILDQCKDFLKRDQYKVTQLKIVRNVAPLAIPGAPILENLIKAAKVTVGGAAAIVVGKGIIDQIKNAPSWQGTKKIEIEIPKNVERKIKKLSPEQKKALDKALDKLKNGDSTGLHDHGLKGDRKGERAIDIRGKGTGVNRGGGRVIYEKDKNGNIKLKDVITGHKY, encoded by the coding sequence ATGGCTATTGATTTTTATGTTGGCGAAGTGAAGTCACAAAGCGCCGCTGCTAAGCAAATGGCTAACGAGTATAGCCAATTTTGCGGCACACTGACAGATAGCGTTAATGCGTTTATGAGTGCACCACTCTCCAGTAAAACCTACGATTCAGCGAAACTTTATTTCTCAGCAGTCTACCCATCGTTAGCAAGTGGGTTTATACTAGCATGTGAGGCCTTAGTCGAAGCTCACAGTAAATTTCCAGAGGAGTTTCAATCAGCGGTAGATACTTGTGATGTGATCGAGGAGCAATTAAAAGCTGAAATCACTCAAGGACAAGCGCTACTCCAAAATATAGCACGTACAATGGATAAGGAAAAAGAGCCTAACCAACGCACGGAACAACGCTATATGGGCGTGCAAAGTTCAATTCAAAAGAATGAAGAGAAGTTGCAGAAACTGTATGAATTTAACGCAAGTTCACCGAACTTATTTGCTGATTTTGAAGCACAGCTGGCTAATTTGGAAGCCGGCTTGGCAGAGGTAGAAAAAGGGGCGGCATGGGATCCGACATCAGGGACGTTTGATTTAAGTAGGGTCAATTTGTTTTGGACGAAACTGATTGGGAATAACTGGGATAAACGTCAGAAGAAGATTGATGCGGTTAGACAAGCAGAGATGCAAAAAGAAATTGGGAAATTGGATGGTTATGAAATAGTTTGTATTGATTATGGTAAAACTAAATCATGGTATATTAAGAAAAATGGAAAGTGGATTTATCCAGGAGAGGAATCTGAATTATACGGAATACTGGATCAGTGCAAAGACTTTTTGAAGAGAGATCAATATAAAGTAACACAACTAAAAATTGTGCGTAATGTTGCTCCGTTGGCGATTCCTGGCGCACCAATCTTAGAAAATCTAATTAAAGCTGCGAAGGTAACGGTAGGTGGAGCCGCTGCTATTGTCGTGGGAAAAGGGATTATAGACCAGATAAAAAATGCACCATCTTGGCAAGGAACAAAAAAAATTGAAATTGAAATACCTAAAAATGTAGAAAGAAAGATAAAAAAATTATCACCAGAGCAGAAAAAGGCTTTGGATAAAGCATTAGATAAGTTGAAAAATGGTGATAGTACGGGATTACATGATCATGGACTAAAAGGAGACCGAAAAGGAGAACGTGCCATTGATATTAGAGGGAAAGGAACTGGTGTAAATCGTGGCGGAGGTAGAGTAATATATGAAAAGGATAAAAATGGTAATATAAAACTTAAAGATGTCATTACTGGACATAAATACTGA
- a CDS encoding DUF3958 family protein: protein MSEAKELKINQQLRQVSIDQEEKRREIRELEELEADYFSIHQQEQRYYQDLIGNNQGSRLVGHFIKLDEEANRLHQYERQRLEDMAEHLVNEEVQLRDKEDKLYAERMQLFSEEQETEDNRYGY from the coding sequence ATGAGTGAAGCAAAAGAATTAAAAATCAATCAACAATTACGACAAGTAAGCATTGATCAAGAGGAAAAACGTCGTGAAATTCGAGAATTAGAAGAGTTGGAAGCGGATTATTTTTCGATTCACCAACAAGAACAACGCTATTATCAAGATCTGATCGGTAATAATCAAGGATCTCGGCTTGTCGGTCATTTTATAAAGTTAGATGAAGAGGCGAACCGTCTACACCAATACGAGCGCCAACGATTAGAAGATATGGCCGAACATTTGGTCAACGAAGAAGTACAGCTTAGAGACAAAGAAGATAAATTATACGCTGAGAGGATGCAGTTGTTTTCTGAAGAGCAGGAAACGGAGGACAATCGCTATGGCTATTGA
- a CDS encoding Sau3AI family type II restriction endonuclease, giving the protein MKYMTKQEVHNRAVDAIGECIGELDLNNRLKQNGKGDIGIAIEEGWFDHPADNLAQPDFPEAGVELKVTPYKKLKNGDYSAKERLVLNMIDYSTEGEKQFEESSFWFKNKVIELMHYQYIVGVPKTEMTISSAHMMSLVELPEIKKNRDTLIEIPSEDFDIIKNDWEKINSFISLGKADELSESLTNYLGACKKGSKATKLKKYKFSEVGAFPRAYSFKQSYMTSILREHIMNEKKVKLYESIIKEKDILKNISFEEYVISKIDKYAGKTQKQLFDYFNIEVQMNNKGKYPKNANNMIIRAILGLTDTNGNEILAEEFDKANIRVKTIVLKNKIPEENMKVVPIPSFIELSKESWDSSKLREYFETTRFLFIVFNTDGDDIVLKGAKFWNMELADLDNTVRFGWENTIHGLKEGVVLEYNPTKNAKGYIIKNNLLKQSDDVIIHLRPDSKISSYIEGDLTNARELPSDSFWINRPSEKKDELSDKWMQKQAFWLNKQYIAKQVKELS; this is encoded by the coding sequence ATGAAATATATGACAAAACAAGAAGTACATAACAGAGCTGTTGATGCAATAGGGGAATGTATAGGAGAGCTTGATTTAAATAATAGACTTAAACAAAATGGAAAAGGTGACATTGGAATTGCAATCGAAGAAGGGTGGTTTGATCATCCAGCAGATAATCTTGCCCAGCCTGATTTTCCTGAAGCTGGTGTAGAATTAAAAGTAACTCCGTATAAGAAACTAAAAAATGGGGATTATTCAGCTAAAGAAAGATTGGTATTAAACATGATAGATTATTCTACTGAGGGAGAGAAGCAGTTTGAAGAGTCGTCATTTTGGTTTAAAAATAAAGTAATTGAATTGATGCATTATCAGTATATTGTTGGTGTACCTAAAACTGAAATGACTATTAGTTCAGCACATATGATGTCCTTAGTAGAACTACCCGAAATAAAAAAGAATCGAGACACATTGATTGAAATACCAAGTGAAGATTTTGATATCATTAAAAATGATTGGGAGAAGATAAACAGTTTTATATCACTTGGTAAAGCAGATGAATTATCAGAATCATTGACAAATTATTTGGGAGCATGTAAAAAAGGGAGCAAGGCTACAAAATTAAAAAAATATAAATTTAGTGAAGTAGGTGCTTTTCCTAGAGCCTATTCATTTAAACAAAGTTACATGACTTCGATACTTCGTGAACATATCATGAATGAGAAAAAGGTGAAGTTATATGAATCGATAATTAAAGAAAAAGATATACTTAAAAATATTAGTTTTGAAGAGTACGTAATTTCAAAAATTGATAAGTATGCTGGTAAAACTCAAAAACAGCTTTTTGATTATTTCAATATTGAAGTGCAAATGAATAACAAAGGAAAGTATCCTAAAAATGCTAATAATATGATAATTCGTGCTATTCTAGGATTAACTGATACAAATGGAAATGAAATCTTAGCTGAAGAGTTTGATAAGGCTAATATTAGAGTCAAAACGATTGTTTTGAAAAATAAAATTCCTGAAGAAAACATGAAAGTAGTTCCTATACCAAGTTTTATTGAACTATCTAAAGAAAGTTGGGATAGTTCAAAATTAAGAGAATATTTTGAAACAACACGTTTTCTATTTATAGTCTTTAATACTGATGGGGATGATATTGTTTTGAAAGGTGCTAAATTTTGGAATATGGAATTGGCTGATTTAGACAATACAGTAAGGTTTGGCTGGGAAAATACAATACATGGACTTAAGGAAGGCGTCGTTTTGGAATATAATCCTACAAAAAATGCAAAAGGATATATTATAAAAAATAATCTCTTAAAACAAAGTGATGATGTTATTATACACCTTCGTCCAGATTCAAAAATATCTTCTTACATTGAAGGAGACTTGACTAATGCAAGGGAATTACCTTCTGATTCGTTTTGGATAAATCGACCAAGTGAGAAAAAAGATGAGTTAAGTGATAAGTGGATGCAAAAGCAAGCTTTTTGGTTAAATAAACAGTATATTGCAAAACAAGTTAAAGAACTATCATAA